The following coding sequences are from one Nitrospiria bacterium window:
- the rpoZ gene encoding DNA-directed RNA polymerase subunit omega yields MDIMSLITDYDDTKIDSRYRLVIIAAQRARQLMQGSKPQVTSKFTKETTIALDEVLQGKTEFMTGKEAKVAMKEAMLAREIEDRARARAKAKALLPQEDETEIKKDLSIYVSDHKEEALPVVEPEE; encoded by the coding sequence ATGGACATCATGTCGCTGATTACGGATTATGACGATACCAAGATCGACAGCCGGTACCGGCTGGTCATCATTGCGGCGCAACGGGCCCGACAGCTGATGCAGGGTTCGAAGCCCCAGGTCACCAGCAAGTTTACCAAGGAAACCACGATCGCCCTGGACGAGGTATTGCAAGGCAAAACGGAGTTCATGACGGGCAAGGAGGCCAAAGTGGCCATGAAGGAAGCCATGCTCGCCCGTGAGATCGAGGATCGGGCCCGCGCCCGGGCCAAGGCGAAGGCGCTGCTGCCGCAGGAGGATGAAACCGAGATCAAGAAGGACCTGAGCATTTATGTCAGTGACCATAAGGAGGAAGCGCTTCCCGTGGTCGAGCCGGAAGAGTGA
- a CDS encoding type II toxin-antitoxin system RelE/ParE family toxin, with protein sequence MPKKLYAVEWTAPALRSLLEVVQYIKADDPEAAQRFGKEIKKKVARLARFPNSGRMVPEFPTSGLREVIIGHYRIIYRVVSKKSRVEILTVHHGAQQIEEG encoded by the coding sequence ATGCCTAAGAAACTTTACGCCGTCGAATGGACCGCTCCGGCCCTGCGAAGCCTGTTGGAGGTTGTTCAGTACATCAAGGCGGATGATCCGGAGGCGGCTCAACGCTTTGGGAAAGAGATCAAAAAGAAAGTCGCCCGGCTCGCCCGATTTCCAAACTCCGGACGGATGGTTCCAGAGTTCCCGACTTCCGGCCTTCGAGAAGTGATCATCGGCCATTACCGCATCATCTACCGTGTTGTCTCCAAAAAATCACGAGTCGAAATCCTGACCGTGCATCACGGCGCCCAGCAGATTGAAGAAGGGTGA
- the coaBC gene encoding bifunctional phosphopantothenoylcysteine decarboxylase/phosphopantothenate--cysteine ligase CoaBC, which produces MEADLQGQHILLGVTGSIAAYKSVLILRQLIQAGGKVTVVMTSSAQQFITPLTFQVLSRRPVFTNLFDPSDEIRHLTLAEQVDLILIAPATANVIGKIANGIADDLLTTLAVASSSPIVIAPAMDGDMWTHPVLQRNLSILEGLGVRVVSPEEGPLASGKEGTGRLASEGRIVEAVLSRLRKRGDLKGETVLVTAGPTREAIDPVRFISNRSSGKMGYALARAAQGRGARVILVSGPTPLPSPAKVERIQVQSADEMREAVLRYWPESTVLIMAAAVSDYRPRRRSEQKLKKNHEALFLELEPTPDILTEVRSRRGRQIVVGFAAETEDVLSRARSKLAQKGLDLIVANDVTQEGAGFDLDTNIVTLIDAQGGTRALPKLSKAEAAEQILDRINELKSRSGTGDRPLR; this is translated from the coding sequence ATGGAAGCGGATCTGCAAGGCCAACATATCCTTTTGGGAGTCACGGGAAGCATCGCGGCCTACAAGTCGGTTCTGATCCTAAGGCAACTCATCCAGGCCGGGGGGAAGGTCACGGTGGTGATGACGTCGTCCGCGCAGCAATTCATCACCCCGCTGACGTTTCAGGTCCTGTCCCGTCGTCCCGTCTTCACGAACCTGTTTGATCCGAGCGATGAAATCCGCCACCTGACGTTGGCCGAGCAGGTCGATCTGATTCTGATCGCCCCGGCCACGGCCAACGTCATCGGCAAAATCGCGAACGGGATTGCGGACGACCTCCTGACCACGCTGGCGGTGGCCAGTTCATCTCCGATCGTGATCGCCCCGGCCATGGACGGCGATATGTGGACCCATCCCGTGTTGCAGCGCAACCTGTCCATTTTGGAAGGTCTGGGTGTTCGCGTCGTGTCTCCCGAAGAGGGTCCTCTCGCCTCCGGGAAGGAGGGGACGGGCCGTTTGGCTTCGGAGGGCCGGATCGTGGAGGCCGTCTTGAGCCGACTGAGAAAACGGGGCGACCTGAAAGGAGAAACGGTCCTGGTGACGGCCGGACCCACGAGGGAAGCGATCGATCCGGTTCGGTTTATTTCGAATCGATCGTCGGGCAAAATGGGCTATGCGCTGGCTCGCGCCGCTCAGGGACGCGGGGCGCGGGTCATTCTGGTCAGCGGTCCGACGCCGCTTCCGAGCCCCGCCAAGGTGGAACGGATTCAGGTCCAATCCGCGGATGAAATGCGGGAGGCCGTTTTGCGCTATTGGCCCGAGTCGACCGTGCTCATCATGGCGGCCGCAGTCTCGGATTATCGCCCCCGTCGTCGTTCGGAACAAAAACTTAAAAAGAATCATGAAGCCCTGTTCCTCGAGCTTGAACCCACGCCGGATATCCTGACGGAAGTCCGCTCACGGCGGGGCCGTCAAATCGTGGTCGGCTTCGCGGCCGAGACGGAGGACGTCTTGAGCCGGGCCCGATCCAAGCTGGCGCAAAAAGGACTCGATCTCATCGTGGCCAACGATGTAACCCAGGAAGGGGCGGGTTTTGACCTGGACACCAACATTGTAACCTTGATCGATGCTCAGGGCGGAACCCGGGCGTTGCCCAAATTATCAAAGGCCGAAGCGGCCGAGCAAATCCTGGATCGGATCAACGAGTTGAAGAGTCGATCCGGAACGGGAGACCGTCCGCTTCGTTGA
- a CDS encoding nitrilase-related carbon-nitrogen hydrolase translates to MIRAGFYQSRPVFGEIRRNVESVLRRLDRIDRGAADLIVLPELFNSGYQFISRREVSELSETVPDGWTTRRLCEFAKDKKIWLVAGLPERAAKVFYNSAVLVGPKGYVATYRKIHLFYEEKLWFKPGMNRFRSFDIGKARVGIMVCFDWFFPEAARSLALAGAEIICHPANLVLPYCPDAMVTRSLENRVFAITANRIGSERRGGKKRLTYIGQSEIVDPKGRILFRAPRNQESLKILEINPREARHKTLNRYNNLFRDRRVELYNTGRKVSF, encoded by the coding sequence ATGATCCGCGCGGGATTTTATCAGTCCAGGCCCGTATTCGGGGAGATCCGGCGGAATGTCGAGTCGGTTCTGCGGCGCTTGGATCGGATCGACCGGGGCGCGGCGGACCTGATCGTGCTCCCGGAGCTTTTCAACAGCGGCTATCAATTTATTTCCCGGCGAGAGGTATCGGAATTGTCCGAAACGGTTCCGGACGGATGGACGACACGGCGTCTGTGCGAGTTCGCCAAGGACAAGAAAATCTGGCTGGTCGCCGGTCTTCCCGAACGGGCCGCAAAGGTTTTTTACAATTCGGCCGTTCTGGTCGGGCCCAAGGGCTATGTCGCGACCTATCGAAAGATTCACCTGTTCTATGAAGAAAAGCTCTGGTTCAAGCCGGGGATGAACCGCTTCCGTTCGTTCGACATCGGGAAGGCGCGGGTCGGAATCATGGTCTGCTTCGACTGGTTCTTTCCGGAAGCGGCTCGAAGCTTGGCCCTGGCCGGTGCTGAAATTATCTGCCACCCGGCCAATCTCGTTCTACCGTACTGCCCGGACGCCATGGTCACCCGAAGTCTTGAGAACCGCGTCTTCGCGATCACGGCGAACCGGATCGGCTCCGAGCGGCGCGGCGGCAAGAAGCGGCTGACCTATATCGGCCAGAGCGAGATCGTCGATCCCAAGGGCCGCATTCTTTTCCGGGCCCCGAGGAATCAAGAGTCGCTCAAGATTTTAGAGATCAACCCCCGCGAGGCCCGTCATAAGACGCTGAACCGCTACAACAACCTCTTCCGCGATCGGCGGGTGGAATTATATAACACGGGCCGGAAGGTTTCTTTTTAA
- a CDS encoding YicC/YloC family endoribonuclease produces MIESMTGYGRSEGSYRDLTIVAELRSTNHKYCDITVRLPKLLLPLETVLRKQVQQRFTRGRLEVAVSINGANEQPKQLDVDLELARQYSRILKDLKAKLDLPGPVDLALLMNFKDIITTAEWTGTTDALAAQVRGLLNEAMDRLEAMRRKEGRALVRDLGQRLRLIEKALRHIQSRVPAMVRGYQARLNERIERLTQGVKLDPARLAQEVAVFAERSDVSEELTRLKSHLNQFRTMMQGRESIGRSLDFLIQEMNREVNTIGSKASDASIAMKVVGIKSELEKLREQVQNIE; encoded by the coding sequence ATGATTGAAAGCATGACCGGCTACGGCCGAAGCGAGGGAAGTTACCGCGACCTGACGATCGTTGCGGAGCTTCGGTCGACCAATCATAAATACTGCGATATCACGGTTCGGCTGCCCAAGCTTTTGCTCCCTCTCGAGACCGTTCTTCGGAAACAGGTGCAGCAACGATTCACCCGCGGCCGGCTGGAAGTGGCCGTATCGATCAACGGCGCCAACGAGCAGCCGAAGCAACTCGACGTGGACCTCGAGCTCGCCCGCCAGTATTCCCGGATTCTCAAAGACCTGAAGGCCAAGCTTGATTTGCCGGGCCCGGTGGATCTGGCCCTGTTGATGAATTTCAAGGACATCATCACGACCGCGGAATGGACCGGGACGACGGACGCCCTGGCGGCGCAGGTCCGGGGACTCCTGAACGAAGCCATGGACCGCTTGGAAGCCATGCGCCGGAAAGAGGGGCGTGCGCTGGTCCGCGATCTCGGTCAGCGTCTCCGGTTGATCGAGAAGGCGCTGCGTCACATCCAGTCGCGCGTCCCGGCGATGGTTCGGGGCTATCAGGCCCGCCTCAACGAGCGCATTGAACGATTAACCCAAGGGGTTAAATTGGACCCGGCTCGGTTGGCCCAAGAGGTGGCTGTTTTTGCCGAACGATCGGATGTGAGCGAGGAACTGACCCGATTAAAAAGTCACCTGAACCAGTTCAGGACCATGATGCAGGGACGGGAGTCCATCGGGCGAAGCCTGGATTTTCTCATCCAGGAAATGAACCGGGAGGTCAACACGATCGGGTCCAAGGCCAGCGACGCCTCCATCGCGATGAAGGTGGTCGGCATCAAGAGCGAGTTGGAAAAGCTCAGGGAACAGGTTCAAAACATCGAATGA
- a CDS encoding DUF2283 domain-containing protein codes for MKVHFDEKADAIYLRLDESKIVESEEVQPGIILDFNEQNEVVGIEILRVKGRVPLANLKQMQFEVA; via the coding sequence ATGAAGGTGCATTTTGATGAAAAAGCAGACGCGATCTATCTCCGTCTTGACGAATCCAAAATCGTCGAGTCGGAGGAAGTGCAACCCGGCATCATCCTCGATTTCAATGAGCAGAACGAGGTGGTCGGCATTGAAATTCTTCGGGTGAAAGGCCGTGTGCCGCTGGCCAACCTGAAACAGATGCAGTTTGAGGTCGCATAA
- the nth gene encoding endonuclease III — protein MNKLEQLIKILDREFPDPKVELHYETPLELLIATILSAQCTDDRVNKVTPHLFNKYKTAADYARADPSVLEQEIRSTGFYKNKAKNIIGCGRALVEKHAGRVPQTMDELVELPGVWRKTANVILGNCFGRPAIVVDTHVRRVSQRLGLTRSDDPDEIETELGRFIPEKKWTRVSHQLLLHGRHVCKAKNPRCPDCGLKPICRYFKQERKAG, from the coding sequence TTGAATAAGCTCGAACAACTTATAAAAATTCTCGACCGCGAATTTCCGGACCCGAAGGTCGAGCTTCATTACGAGACCCCCTTGGAACTCCTGATCGCCACGATCCTTTCGGCCCAATGCACCGATGACCGCGTCAACAAGGTCACGCCGCATCTGTTTAACAAGTACAAGACCGCGGCGGACTACGCCAGGGCGGATCCGTCCGTTCTTGAGCAGGAAATCCGGTCCACCGGCTTCTACAAGAACAAGGCCAAAAACATCATCGGGTGCGGCCGGGCCCTGGTCGAGAAGCACGCCGGCCGGGTTCCGCAAACGATGGATGAGCTGGTCGAGCTGCCCGGCGTCTGGCGCAAAACGGCCAATGTCATCCTGGGAAACTGTTTCGGCCGCCCGGCCATCGTGGTGGATACGCATGTCCGGCGGGTCAGTCAACGCCTGGGATTGACCCGGTCGGACGACCCGGATGAAATCGAGACGGAACTCGGCCGTTTCATTCCCGAAAAGAAATGGACCCGCGTCTCGCACCAGCTTCTGCTCCACGGCCGCCACGTCTGCAAGGCGAAAAACCCCCGGTGTCCGGACTGCGGACTCAAGCCGATCTGCCGTTATTTCAAGCAGGAGCGCAAGGCCGGTTGA
- the ligA gene encoding NAD-dependent DNA ligase LigA, with translation MTVPANVIKHARELREAIERHNYRYYVLDAPTIPDVEYDRLFRELQSLESNYPELVVPESPTQRVGAAPLTEFTSVTHRAPMLSLNNAFEEEEVVAFDRRIREHLDVDEVEYAVEPKFDGAAVSLSYQNGRLAQGATRGDGYTGEEVTANLRTVKVIPLRLPAEPPPARLEVRGEVLMLKRDFERLNQEQARKGEKIFVNPRNAAAGALRQLDPRMTAARHLTFFAYALEDVEGMALPRTHSALMDFLVTQKFPVSPERKVVRGVQGLLDYYRLIGSKRERLPYDIDGVVYKVNDLGLQERLGFVARAPRFSVAHKFPAQEAMTEVLDIDVQVGRTGAVTPVARLKPVFVGGVTVTNATLHNEDEVRRKDVRIGDTVVVRRAGDVIPEVVSVVPDRRPAGAKEFVMPRACPVCGSKVVRLPGEAISRCSGGLYCPAQRKQAILHFASRLAMDIQGLGEKRVDQLVDNRIVETPADLYRLDAPTVAALERMAELSAGNLVKAIESGKRTTLARFIYALGIPDVGQATAKELARFFGDLDPLMEADERTLRFIPDIGPEVAQSIVQFFSEPHNRKVIEQLRAAGVRWERETGGQKKTTLAEFIARLDIPGVGPSTAERLAGWAGGIEGLMQADAQTLKKEFNLSPNAARSIADYFRNAGNRRMIQQLLDLGLTFTKDGGSAEKSSPVRGKTFVLTGALSNMTREGAKARIEALGGKVAGSVSSKTDYVVAGADAGSKLAKARELDVQILDEEGLMKLLAGAAGSDAPK, from the coding sequence ATGACTGTGCCGGCGAACGTGATCAAGCACGCGCGGGAATTGCGGGAGGCCATCGAGCGGCACAATTACCGGTACTACGTGCTCGACGCCCCGACGATCCCGGACGTCGAATACGACAGGCTGTTCCGGGAACTGCAATCGCTGGAGTCGAACTATCCCGAGCTGGTCGTTCCCGAGTCTCCCACGCAGCGGGTGGGCGCCGCTCCGCTCACCGAATTTACGTCGGTCACCCACCGCGCGCCGATGCTGTCCCTGAACAACGCGTTCGAGGAGGAAGAAGTCGTCGCCTTCGACCGCCGCATCCGGGAGCATCTGGACGTGGACGAAGTGGAATACGCCGTGGAGCCGAAATTCGACGGCGCGGCCGTCAGCCTGTCCTATCAAAACGGCCGGCTGGCGCAGGGCGCGACGCGCGGGGACGGCTATACGGGGGAGGAGGTCACGGCCAACCTTCGCACCGTCAAGGTCATCCCGCTGCGGTTGCCGGCCGAGCCGCCGCCGGCGCGCTTGGAGGTCCGGGGCGAGGTGCTGATGCTCAAGCGCGATTTCGAACGCTTAAATCAGGAACAGGCCCGGAAGGGCGAGAAAATATTCGTCAATCCGCGCAACGCCGCCGCCGGCGCCCTCCGGCAGCTCGACCCGCGCATGACCGCCGCGAGACATCTGACATTTTTCGCCTACGCGCTGGAGGATGTCGAGGGAATGGCGCTTCCCCGGACGCACAGCGCGTTGATGGATTTCCTCGTCACCCAGAAATTTCCGGTCAGCCCCGAGCGAAAGGTGGTGCGGGGTGTCCAGGGGCTTTTGGATTACTACCGGCTCATCGGATCCAAACGCGAACGGCTGCCCTACGATATCGACGGGGTGGTTTACAAAGTGAACGATTTGGGCCTGCAGGAGCGCTTGGGGTTCGTGGCGCGGGCGCCGCGTTTCTCGGTGGCGCACAAATTCCCCGCGCAGGAGGCGATGACGGAGGTTCTGGACATCGACGTCCAGGTCGGACGGACGGGGGCCGTCACGCCGGTGGCGCGGCTCAAGCCGGTCTTCGTGGGCGGCGTGACGGTCACCAACGCGACGCTGCACAACGAAGACGAGGTCCGCCGGAAGGACGTCCGGATCGGCGACACGGTGGTCGTCCGCCGCGCCGGGGACGTCATCCCGGAAGTCGTGAGCGTGGTGCCGGACCGGCGGCCGGCCGGCGCGAAGGAATTCGTCATGCCGCGGGCCTGCCCCGTCTGCGGATCGAAGGTCGTCCGACTTCCGGGGGAGGCGATTTCCCGATGCAGCGGGGGCTTGTACTGCCCGGCGCAGCGCAAGCAGGCGATCCTGCATTTCGCGAGCCGCCTGGCGATGGACATTCAGGGCCTCGGCGAGAAACGGGTGGATCAATTGGTGGACAATCGGATAGTGGAAACGCCGGCGGATCTCTACCGTCTGGACGCGCCGACGGTGGCCGCGCTGGAGCGGATGGCCGAGTTGTCCGCGGGCAACCTGGTGAAGGCGATCGAGTCCGGCAAGCGCACGACGCTCGCGCGGTTCATCTACGCGCTCGGCATTCCGGACGTGGGGCAAGCGACGGCGAAAGAGCTGGCCCGATTTTTCGGGGATCTGGACCCGCTGATGGAGGCGGACGAGCGAACCCTCCGCTTTATTCCGGACATCGGACCCGAAGTCGCCCAGTCCATCGTCCAGTTCTTTTCGGAACCGCACAACCGGAAGGTGATCGAGCAGTTGAGGGCCGCCGGCGTGCGTTGGGAACGGGAGACGGGCGGCCAGAAAAAGACAACGTTGGCGGAGTTCATCGCCCGTCTGGACATTCCGGGCGTCGGACCGTCGACCGCCGAGCGGCTGGCGGGGTGGGCCGGCGGAATCGAAGGGTTGATGCAGGCCGACGCGCAGACGCTTAAGAAGGAATTCAACCTTTCTCCGAATGCGGCCCGCTCGATCGCCGATTATTTCCGGAATGCCGGGAACCGGAGGATGATCCAACAGCTTCTGGATCTCGGCCTGACCTTCACAAAGGATGGCGGGTCCGCTGAAAAGTCCTCGCCGGTTCGCGGCAAGACGTTCGTGCTGACCGGCGCGCTTTCGAACATGACGCGGGAAGGGGCCAAGGCGAGGATCGAAGCGCTGGGCGGGAAGGTGGCCGGCAGCGTATCGAGTAAAACGGATTACGTGGTCGCCGGCGCCGACGCGGGGAGCAAACTCGCCAAGGCCCGGGAACTGGACGTCCAAATTTTGGATGAGGAAGGTCTCATGAAACTTTTGGCGGGCGCCGCCGGGAGCGACGCCCCAAAATGA
- a CDS encoding DUF4258 domain-containing protein gives MAEDFPYALTAHAAKVISERRIQLTWVAQVLTRPLNTEPDKQDPMLRHALGRIAEYGGRVLRVVYNEKTQPWQIVTAYFDRKERSRK, from the coding sequence ATGGCGGAAGACTTTCCCTATGCGTTAACGGCTCACGCGGCCAAAGTAATTTCAGAACGTCGAATTCAGTTGACATGGGTGGCGCAAGTCTTAACCCGGCCGTTGAATACCGAGCCTGATAAGCAAGATCCAATGTTACGGCATGCCTTGGGTCGTATTGCTGAATACGGAGGGCGGGTATTGCGAGTGGTGTACAACGAGAAAACACAACCGTGGCAGATTGTTACCGCATATTTTGACCGCAAGGAAAGGAGCAGGAAATGA
- the gmk gene encoding guanylate kinase produces MRDSAEPKGKGSTASRRTGLLLVVSAPSGAGKTTLCREMAHTMPGLQYSISYTTRLPRPNEVDGKDYFFIGEPEFMQMVQRNEFAEWAKVHNHFYGTHAGFLKRTMAAGTDVLLDVDVQGAKLLKKRFPDGIFIFVLPPSMATLMERLRERRSDPPEEIERRLQVARKEIQNFIDYDYIIVNDDIKKAIRDLESVILAERIRINHADPDWIRGQFLN; encoded by the coding sequence ATGCGTGACAGTGCAGAACCCAAAGGCAAAGGAAGCACGGCGTCCAGAAGAACGGGGCTGCTTTTAGTGGTGTCCGCGCCCTCCGGCGCGGGTAAGACCACGTTATGCCGCGAGATGGCGCATACGATGCCCGGTCTGCAGTATTCCATTTCATACACGACGCGCTTGCCGCGTCCGAACGAGGTCGACGGAAAGGACTACTTCTTCATCGGGGAACCCGAGTTTATGCAGATGGTCCAGCGGAACGAATTTGCGGAATGGGCCAAGGTCCACAATCATTTCTATGGAACCCATGCGGGTTTTCTAAAACGGACGATGGCCGCCGGAACGGACGTTCTCCTGGATGTCGACGTTCAAGGGGCCAAATTATTAAAGAAGCGGTTTCCGGACGGAATTTTCATTTTCGTCCTCCCCCCCTCCATGGCGACGTTGATGGAGCGGCTCCGGGAGCGGCGATCGGACCCGCCGGAGGAGATCGAACGGCGCCTCCAAGTGGCGCGGAAAGAGATTCAAAATTTCATCGATTACGACTACATCATCGTCAACGATGACATTAAAAAGGCCATCCGTGATTTGGAATCCGTCATTTTGGCCGAACGCATCCGGATCAATCATGCGGATCCGGACTGGATCCGCGGGCAGTTCTTGAACTGA
- the aroQ gene encoding type II 3-dehydroquinate dehydratase, translating into MDRILVLHGPNLNLLGTRETSVYGTLPLPEIDRQLRTLAEKEGVELTIEQSNSEGELVTLIQKASGRYQAVLINPAAYTHTSIALRDAVAAVGLPTVEVHLSNIYQREAFRRHSYISDVSVGQVSGFGAYSYQLGLLAVIHHLRTKPQQT; encoded by the coding sequence GTGGATCGGATTCTGGTGTTGCATGGTCCGAATTTAAATCTATTGGGAACCCGCGAAACCTCGGTGTATGGAACCCTGCCCTTGCCCGAGATCGACCGGCAGCTCAGGACGCTGGCCGAGAAAGAAGGGGTGGAACTGACCATCGAACAGTCCAACTCCGAGGGAGAGCTGGTGACTCTGATTCAGAAGGCTTCCGGCCGATATCAGGCGGTGCTGATTAACCCCGCGGCGTATACTCATACCAGCATCGCGCTGCGCGACGCCGTCGCTGCGGTGGGCCTGCCCACCGTTGAAGTCCACCTCTCGAACATTTATCAGCGTGAAGCCTTTCGTCGGCATTCGTACATCTCGGATGTGTCCGTCGGGCAGGTCAGCGGTTTCGGCGCTTACAGTTATCAATTGGGGCTGTTGGCCGTGATCCACCATTTGAGAACGAAACCGCAACAGACCTGA
- a CDS encoding type II toxin-antitoxin system Phd/YefM family antitoxin encodes MRAKFAEDVTPVTDFRTQAADLLRKIKKTRRPLILTQRGRSAAVIEDVKEYENRLERLELLEAIIRGLQAAEKGDRVRHKEAMRQLDELLNA; translated from the coding sequence ATGAGAGCTAAGTTCGCCGAGGATGTAACACCGGTAACCGATTTCCGCACCCAAGCAGCCGATCTGCTTCGGAAGATCAAGAAAACCCGGCGGCCGCTCATTCTGACCCAGCGGGGCCGTTCGGCCGCCGTGATCGAAGATGTCAAAGAGTACGAGAATAGGCTGGAGCGGCTTGAATTGTTGGAAGCGATCATTCGGGGACTTCAGGCTGCCGAAAAAGGAGATCGGGTCCGCCACAAGGAAGCCATGCGGCAATTGGACGAACTCCTGAATGCCTAA
- a CDS encoding tetratricopeptide repeat protein yields MDKKKEQGKPLSPEIAKLSEKWAKDPKSRLFVPLAEEYLKSGMLHEAQIVLTDGLKIHPNFHTARTILGKVYLEKGQIAEAKAEFEQVIKVDPENLLAHRKLANLYHESGEWDKARISCRAVLLSSPKDPEMKLISDELDRIEESKRQKLQAQMTVSTEAGSLEMQVEQTAHATLPLEAPPVEKETARDVPPEKIEAPSAVINLGGPEPALEQVPEPPASEAAAVPDGVAISETETVRPSEPSIEAAPAAPAPTEEITTEALADLYIRQGFYEKGIAIYRRLLAKDPANQVLFKKLEETVELARLLNEGPQLKTKTAPAPEAPPPASAPAPETPTASPAAEPAPARDQERQKMLKIQRLQSWLDSIKKGQG; encoded by the coding sequence ATGGATAAAAAAAAGGAACAGGGAAAACCTCTTTCCCCCGAAATCGCCAAGCTCTCTGAAAAATGGGCCAAGGACCCCAAATCGAGACTCTTTGTGCCGTTGGCGGAGGAATATTTGAAGTCCGGAATGCTTCACGAAGCCCAAATCGTGTTGACCGACGGGTTGAAGATCCATCCGAATTTTCATACGGCCCGGACGATTCTGGGGAAAGTATACCTTGAAAAAGGTCAAATCGCCGAAGCGAAGGCGGAATTTGAACAGGTGATCAAGGTTGATCCGGAGAACCTTCTTGCGCATCGCAAGCTGGCCAATCTTTACCATGAATCGGGCGAGTGGGACAAGGCGCGGATCTCCTGCCGGGCGGTTCTGCTGTCCAGTCCCAAGGACCCCGAGATGAAACTTATCTCGGACGAATTGGATCGCATCGAAGAATCGAAACGGCAAAAGCTGCAGGCGCAAATGACCGTTTCAACCGAAGCGGGGTCGCTTGAGATGCAGGTTGAACAGACCGCCCATGCCACGCTTCCGTTGGAAGCGCCACCGGTCGAAAAAGAAACGGCCCGTGACGTTCCTCCGGAAAAGATCGAAGCTCCGTCGGCCGTAATCAATCTCGGCGGGCCCGAACCCGCTTTGGAACAGGTCCCGGAGCCGCCGGCGTCCGAAGCCGCCGCGGTGCCGGACGGCGTTGCAATCTCTGAAACGGAAACGGTCCGGCCCAGCGAGCCTTCGATCGAAGCAGCCCCGGCCGCTCCGGCGCCGACCGAAGAAATTACCACCGAGGCCCTAGCCGATCTGTATATCCGGCAAGGCTTTTATGAAAAAGGAATCGCGATCTATCGACGCTTGCTCGCGAAGGATCCGGCCAATCAGGTCTTGTTCAAAAAGCTGGAGGAAACCGTTGAATTGGCCAGGCTGCTGAACGAGGGTCCGCAACTCAAAACCAAAACGGCCCCCGCCCCCGAAGCTCCTCCTCCTGCGTCCGCGCCGGCGCCGGAGACTCCAACGGCCTCTCCCGCGGCCGAACCCGCACCGGCCAGAGATCAAGAGCGACAAAAGATGCTCAAGATCCAACGGCTTCAATCCTGGTTGGACAGCATTAAAAAGGGGCAGGGCTGA
- a CDS encoding helix-turn-helix transcriptional regulator: MKEYRPAKKRITVSVGESVRILRELQELSQSQLARLTRIPQSTISAIENDRVRLGVERAKVLARALKCHPGVLVFPGWELPGIAAA, translated from the coding sequence ATGAAAGAATATCGTCCTGCCAAGAAGCGCATCACCGTTTCAGTCGGCGAGTCTGTGCGAATTCTTCGCGAGCTCCAGGAGCTAAGCCAGAGCCAGTTGGCCCGCCTAACCCGCATTCCCCAATCCACCATTTCGGCAATTGAGAACGATCGCGTCCGTCTGGGTGTTGAGCGCGCAAAGGTTCTGGCCCGAGCGCTCAAGTGTCATCCTGGAGTCTTGGTGTTTCCCGGTTGGGAACTTCCCGGCATCGCTGCGGCATAG